A stretch of the Drosophila sulfurigaster albostrigata strain 15112-1811.04 chromosome 2L, ASM2355843v2, whole genome shotgun sequence genome encodes the following:
- the LOC133835307 gene encoding carnitine O-acetyltransferase-like isoform X1: protein MHAYQSAPVERKVQTPSSEMRLLSNSNKVFWNLTKLSISNQTPNVLVKLQPANYRSKSTDGGDGPEASTKQKLLTYPVLPLNETLQRFLLTAQPLLTPSEFEKQKKITQKFEENEGEKLQGLLEEVGKCEKNWLAHRWLTNAYLKYRDPVTVYVSPGMTFPYQQFKDMREYVKYTAQVIYGLGEFKGIVDAGEIPIVKMGKNELDNSQFGKVFGTCRIPIRGTDRIVYNPSSNYVVVIYKNHFYKLSLYDGEGNLLTSATLAKQLEEIRDAESDFGVPYGVLTTDSRDNWAEAYEQLVKNPENAATIKTIQVALFTVSMDECIDLKPGQETNQLILGLIHGNGSKVNSGNRWMDKTIQLVVNPNGNVGFTYEHSPAEGQPIAMMMDYVVKKMAEDADFGSCGSTNVECGPQKLSFAPLNDCVGQWLFYANRNIDKLVNDLQCNVLKFPCYGKNYIKKQKLGPDSFVQMALQLAFYKIHKVPAAQYESAHLRIFENGRTETIRSCSNESLAFCKAMTGSNVSLEEKAGLLRQAVVAHQQYAKNALQGIGVDRHLLGLKLMALENNLPVPEFYSSPGYTKSMHFRVSTSQVATLYDAFMGYGPATDDGYASCYNPRDDDIIVAITCWRYNQDTDPDKFAKALEEAFLDMQSVLEQTKKPKSKL from the exons ATGCACGCATATCAAAG TGCCCCAGTTGAGAGAAAAGTTCAAACTCCCAGCTCTGAAATGCGACTGctaagcaacagcaacaaggtCTTTTGGAATTTG ACCAAACTTTCGATTAGCAATCAAACGCCCAATGTGCTTGTCAAGCTTCAACCAGCCAACTACAGAAGCAAGAGCACCGATGGCGGCGACGGACCCGAGGCATCCACCAAGCAAAAGTTATTGACATATCCGGTGCTGCCGTTAAATGAAACGCTGCAGCGTTTCCTGCTCACAGCTCAACCGCTGTTGACACCCTCGGAGTTtgaaaagcagaagaagatCACACAGAAATTCGAAGAGAATGAAGGCGAAAAGTTGCAGGGCCTGCTGGAGGAGGTGGGCAAATGTGAGAAGAACTGGTTGGCACATCGCTGGTTAACCAATGCGTATCTGAAGTATCGTGATCCTGTGACCGTTTATGTTAGTCCCGGCATGACATTTCCGTATCAGCAGTTCAAGGATATGCGTGAATATGTTAAGTACACAGCCCAGGTGATATATGGGCTGGGTGAATTCAAAGGAATTGTGGATGCTGGGGAGATACCCATTGTCAAGATGGGTAAAAATGAACTGGACAACAGTCAATTTGGAAAAGTGTTTGGTACATGTCGTATACCGATTCGGGGCACCGATCGCATCGTTTACAATCCCAGTTCCAACTATGTTGTTGTCATCTACAAGAATCAT TTTTATAAATTGTCATTGTACGATGGCGAAGGTAATCTGTTAACTTCTGCCACACTGGCCAAGCAGCTGGAGGAGATCAGGGATGCGGAGAGTGATTTTGGTGTACCCTATGGCGTTCTAACCACAGATTCACGCGACAATTGGGCCGAGGCCTATGAACAACTCGTGAAGAATCCTGAGAATGCAGCAACTATTAAGACCATTCAAGTTGCTCTATTCACTGTATCGATGGATGAATGCATCGATCTTAAGCCTGGCCAAGAGACTAATCAATTGATTCTTGGCCTGATACATGGAAATGGCAGCAAAGTGAATAGTGGAAATCGTTGGATGGATAAGACTATTCAGCTGGTTGTCAATCCCAATGGCAACGTTGGCTTCACCTACGAACACTCGCCAGCCGAGGGTCAACCCATTGCCATGATGATGGATTATGTGGTGAAGAAGAT ggCTGAGGACGCCGACTTTGGCAGCTGCGGCTCCACAAATGTTGAGTGCGGACCACAAAAACTGAGCTTTGCTCCGCTTAATGATTGTGTTGGCCAATGGCTTTTCTATGCCAATCGCAACATTGACAAGCTCGTCAACGATTTGCAGTGCAATGTGTTGAAGTTCCCGTGCTACGGCAAGAATTAcatcaaaaagcaaaagctggGACCCGACAGCTTTGTGCAAATGGCATTGCAGCTGGCCTTCTACAA AATTCACAAGGTGCCAGCTGCCCAATATGAATCAGCGCACTTGCGCATCTTCGAGAATGGACGTACAGAAACTATTCGTTCTTGCTCAAATGAATCGCTGGCCTTCTGCAAAGCGATGACCGGTTCAAATGTATCGCTGGAAGAGAAGGCTGGCCTTTTACGTCAGGCAGTCGTGGCACATCAGCAATATGCGAAAAATGCCCTGCAGGGCATCGGCGTGGATCGTCATCTACTGGGCCTCAAGCTGATGGCACTGGAGAACAACTTGCCAGTGCCTGAATTCTATTCCTCTCCTGGCTACACCAAGTCTATGCACTTCCGCGTGTCCACATCGCAGGTGGCAACCTTATACGACGCCTTTATGGGTTACGGTCCAGCCACTGATGATGGCTATGCCTCTTGCTACAATCCTCGCGATGATGACATTATTGTGGCCATCACATGCTGGCGTTACAATCAAGACACCGATCCCGACAAGTTCGCCAAGGCGCTGGAGGAAGCCTTCCTGGACATGCAGAGTGTGCTCGAGCAAACCAAGAAACCCAAGTCCAAGTTGTAG
- the LOC133835307 gene encoding carnitine O-acetyltransferase-like isoform X2 translates to MRLLSNSNKVFWNLTKLSISNQTPNVLVKLQPANYRSKSTDGGDGPEASTKQKLLTYPVLPLNETLQRFLLTAQPLLTPSEFEKQKKITQKFEENEGEKLQGLLEEVGKCEKNWLAHRWLTNAYLKYRDPVTVYVSPGMTFPYQQFKDMREYVKYTAQVIYGLGEFKGIVDAGEIPIVKMGKNELDNSQFGKVFGTCRIPIRGTDRIVYNPSSNYVVVIYKNHFYKLSLYDGEGNLLTSATLAKQLEEIRDAESDFGVPYGVLTTDSRDNWAEAYEQLVKNPENAATIKTIQVALFTVSMDECIDLKPGQETNQLILGLIHGNGSKVNSGNRWMDKTIQLVVNPNGNVGFTYEHSPAEGQPIAMMMDYVVKKMAEDADFGSCGSTNVECGPQKLSFAPLNDCVGQWLFYANRNIDKLVNDLQCNVLKFPCYGKNYIKKQKLGPDSFVQMALQLAFYKIHKVPAAQYESAHLRIFENGRTETIRSCSNESLAFCKAMTGSNVSLEEKAGLLRQAVVAHQQYAKNALQGIGVDRHLLGLKLMALENNLPVPEFYSSPGYTKSMHFRVSTSQVATLYDAFMGYGPATDDGYASCYNPRDDDIIVAITCWRYNQDTDPDKFAKALEEAFLDMQSVLEQTKKPKSKL, encoded by the exons ATGCGACTGctaagcaacagcaacaaggtCTTTTGGAATTTG ACCAAACTTTCGATTAGCAATCAAACGCCCAATGTGCTTGTCAAGCTTCAACCAGCCAACTACAGAAGCAAGAGCACCGATGGCGGCGACGGACCCGAGGCATCCACCAAGCAAAAGTTATTGACATATCCGGTGCTGCCGTTAAATGAAACGCTGCAGCGTTTCCTGCTCACAGCTCAACCGCTGTTGACACCCTCGGAGTTtgaaaagcagaagaagatCACACAGAAATTCGAAGAGAATGAAGGCGAAAAGTTGCAGGGCCTGCTGGAGGAGGTGGGCAAATGTGAGAAGAACTGGTTGGCACATCGCTGGTTAACCAATGCGTATCTGAAGTATCGTGATCCTGTGACCGTTTATGTTAGTCCCGGCATGACATTTCCGTATCAGCAGTTCAAGGATATGCGTGAATATGTTAAGTACACAGCCCAGGTGATATATGGGCTGGGTGAATTCAAAGGAATTGTGGATGCTGGGGAGATACCCATTGTCAAGATGGGTAAAAATGAACTGGACAACAGTCAATTTGGAAAAGTGTTTGGTACATGTCGTATACCGATTCGGGGCACCGATCGCATCGTTTACAATCCCAGTTCCAACTATGTTGTTGTCATCTACAAGAATCAT TTTTATAAATTGTCATTGTACGATGGCGAAGGTAATCTGTTAACTTCTGCCACACTGGCCAAGCAGCTGGAGGAGATCAGGGATGCGGAGAGTGATTTTGGTGTACCCTATGGCGTTCTAACCACAGATTCACGCGACAATTGGGCCGAGGCCTATGAACAACTCGTGAAGAATCCTGAGAATGCAGCAACTATTAAGACCATTCAAGTTGCTCTATTCACTGTATCGATGGATGAATGCATCGATCTTAAGCCTGGCCAAGAGACTAATCAATTGATTCTTGGCCTGATACATGGAAATGGCAGCAAAGTGAATAGTGGAAATCGTTGGATGGATAAGACTATTCAGCTGGTTGTCAATCCCAATGGCAACGTTGGCTTCACCTACGAACACTCGCCAGCCGAGGGTCAACCCATTGCCATGATGATGGATTATGTGGTGAAGAAGAT ggCTGAGGACGCCGACTTTGGCAGCTGCGGCTCCACAAATGTTGAGTGCGGACCACAAAAACTGAGCTTTGCTCCGCTTAATGATTGTGTTGGCCAATGGCTTTTCTATGCCAATCGCAACATTGACAAGCTCGTCAACGATTTGCAGTGCAATGTGTTGAAGTTCCCGTGCTACGGCAAGAATTAcatcaaaaagcaaaagctggGACCCGACAGCTTTGTGCAAATGGCATTGCAGCTGGCCTTCTACAA AATTCACAAGGTGCCAGCTGCCCAATATGAATCAGCGCACTTGCGCATCTTCGAGAATGGACGTACAGAAACTATTCGTTCTTGCTCAAATGAATCGCTGGCCTTCTGCAAAGCGATGACCGGTTCAAATGTATCGCTGGAAGAGAAGGCTGGCCTTTTACGTCAGGCAGTCGTGGCACATCAGCAATATGCGAAAAATGCCCTGCAGGGCATCGGCGTGGATCGTCATCTACTGGGCCTCAAGCTGATGGCACTGGAGAACAACTTGCCAGTGCCTGAATTCTATTCCTCTCCTGGCTACACCAAGTCTATGCACTTCCGCGTGTCCACATCGCAGGTGGCAACCTTATACGACGCCTTTATGGGTTACGGTCCAGCCACTGATGATGGCTATGCCTCTTGCTACAATCCTCGCGATGATGACATTATTGTGGCCATCACATGCTGGCGTTACAATCAAGACACCGATCCCGACAAGTTCGCCAAGGCGCTGGAGGAAGCCTTCCTGGACATGCAGAGTGTGCTCGAGCAAACCAAGAAACCCAAGTCCAAGTTGTAG
- the LOC133835309 gene encoding tudor domain-containing 6-like isoform X2, with the protein MHRFNNNRSSMSRLHNGRNSRGNSNVRTHGDAKDLKERTDETELSAESQMQNFMICVQSHAAIPEYALSEEVFNVDKPLEAVRLGAELPSKTLSQAHTVGNKLLLTITEVYSPFQFWFQEAEDADMLRQMSYEMYNLYSDSRGLSWNLALYFIKPGYICAAYHECIWKRARIMNVLSTNEVTVYCVDYGQCAQLSTKQLNFLHKRFMEQPAISMRGTLTDVYPLDYHWPADATLHFKRLVRGRDLYAIIKDTDLEERILFVNIFEKSDFQHSISEQLISARLAGFSRNYSDETIKENNGRRVRYIRERLPSFDMLEQQLFVVDSEKDEEMFDNIVYNSQFYKHFVAPKLANPFRYKLEEALANWLEKFKRRKELEMSSIS; encoded by the exons ATGCatagatttaataataatcgtTCCTCGATGTCTAGATTGCATAATGGACGAAATAGCCGCGGTAACTCAAATGTCAGAACACATGGTGATGCTA AAGATTTGAAAGAGCGTACAGATGAAACTGAGCTGAGTGCTGAATCTCAAATGCAGAACTTTATGATATGCGTACAATCGCATGCTGCAATTCCCGAATATGCGTTG TCAGAGGAAGTGTTCAATGTAGACAAGCCGTTGGAAGCTGTTCGCCTGGGTGCTGAATTGCCTTCTAAAACGCTTTCACAAGCGCACACAGTTGGCAATAAATTGTTACTAACTATTACTGAG GTCTATAGCCCGTTTCAGTTCTGGTTTCAAGAGGCTGAAGATGCGGACATGCTGAGGCAGATGTCCTATGAGATGTA CAATTTGTATAGTGATTCTCGTGGATTGTCCTGGAATCTGGCATTATACTTTATAAAACCTGGTTACATTTGCGCTGCCTATCACGAATGTATATGGAAGCGTGCTCGCATTATGAACGTGTTGTCCACCAACGAGGTGACTGTCTATTGTGTGGACTATGGCCAGTGTGCTCAGTTGTCGACAAAGCAGCTGAACTTTTTGCACAAGAGATTCATGGAGCAACCAGCGATTTCGATGCGTGGCACCCTGACAGATGTGTATCCCTTGGACTATCATTGGCCGGCGGATGCGACGTTGCACTTTAAGCGTCTGGTGCGTGGACGTGATCTTTATGCCATTATTAAAGACACTGATTTGGAGGAACGTATTCTCtttgttaatatatttgagaAATCGGATTTTCAGCACAGCATCAGTGAGCAGTTGATTAGTGCTCGCTTAGCCGGCTTTAGTCGAAATTATAGCGATGAGACGATCAAAGAAAACAACGGACGACGTGTTCGCTATATACGCGAACGTCTGCCCAG CTTTGACATGCTGGAACAGCAATTGTTTGTCGTTGATTCGGAGAAGGATGAGGAGATGTTCGATAATATCGtttataattcacaattttatAAGCATTTCGTGGCACCCAAATTGGCCAATCCCTTTCGTTATAAGCTCGAGGAAGCGCTGGCCAACTGGTTGGAGAAATTCAAGCGCAGGAAGGAATTGGAAATGAGTTCGATTTCATAA
- the LOC133835309 gene encoding uncharacterized protein LOC133835309 isoform X1 has product MHRFNNNRSSMSRLHNGRNSRGNSNVRTHGDASGNLEEDWLTPTFVTPSVAETQWEAETAQTLLSSELITSNSDVDNNNVSLVIAAEDLKERTDETELSAESQMQNFMICVQSHAAIPEYALSEEVFNVDKPLEAVRLGAELPSKTLSQAHTVGNKLLLTITEVYSPFQFWFQEAEDADMLRQMSYEMYNLYSDSRGLSWNLALYFIKPGYICAAYHECIWKRARIMNVLSTNEVTVYCVDYGQCAQLSTKQLNFLHKRFMEQPAISMRGTLTDVYPLDYHWPADATLHFKRLVRGRDLYAIIKDTDLEERILFVNIFEKSDFQHSISEQLISARLAGFSRNYSDETIKENNGRRVRYIRERLPSFDMLEQQLFVVDSEKDEEMFDNIVYNSQFYKHFVAPKLANPFRYKLEEALANWLEKFKRRKELEMSSIS; this is encoded by the exons ATGCatagatttaataataatcgtTCCTCGATGTCTAGATTGCATAATGGACGAAATAGCCGCGGTAACTCAAATGTCAGAACACATGGTGATGCTAGTGGTAACTTGGAGGAAGATTGGCTTACACCAACTTTCGTTACCCCAAGTGTGGCAGAGACGCAATGGGAAGCTGAAACCGCGCAGACACTCTTGTCATCAGAGCTAATCACTTCCAATTCGGATGTGGATAATAACAATGTCAGCTTGGTAATTGCTGCAGAAGATTTGAAAGAGCGTACAGATGAAACTGAGCTGAGTGCTGAATCTCAAATGCAGAACTTTATGATATGCGTACAATCGCATGCTGCAATTCCCGAATATGCGTTG TCAGAGGAAGTGTTCAATGTAGACAAGCCGTTGGAAGCTGTTCGCCTGGGTGCTGAATTGCCTTCTAAAACGCTTTCACAAGCGCACACAGTTGGCAATAAATTGTTACTAACTATTACTGAG GTCTATAGCCCGTTTCAGTTCTGGTTTCAAGAGGCTGAAGATGCGGACATGCTGAGGCAGATGTCCTATGAGATGTA CAATTTGTATAGTGATTCTCGTGGATTGTCCTGGAATCTGGCATTATACTTTATAAAACCTGGTTACATTTGCGCTGCCTATCACGAATGTATATGGAAGCGTGCTCGCATTATGAACGTGTTGTCCACCAACGAGGTGACTGTCTATTGTGTGGACTATGGCCAGTGTGCTCAGTTGTCGACAAAGCAGCTGAACTTTTTGCACAAGAGATTCATGGAGCAACCAGCGATTTCGATGCGTGGCACCCTGACAGATGTGTATCCCTTGGACTATCATTGGCCGGCGGATGCGACGTTGCACTTTAAGCGTCTGGTGCGTGGACGTGATCTTTATGCCATTATTAAAGACACTGATTTGGAGGAACGTATTCTCtttgttaatatatttgagaAATCGGATTTTCAGCACAGCATCAGTGAGCAGTTGATTAGTGCTCGCTTAGCCGGCTTTAGTCGAAATTATAGCGATGAGACGATCAAAGAAAACAACGGACGACGTGTTCGCTATATACGCGAACGTCTGCCCAG CTTTGACATGCTGGAACAGCAATTGTTTGTCGTTGATTCGGAGAAGGATGAGGAGATGTTCGATAATATCGtttataattcacaattttatAAGCATTTCGTGGCACCCAAATTGGCCAATCCCTTTCGTTATAAGCTCGAGGAAGCGCTGGCCAACTGGTTGGAGAAATTCAAGCGCAGGAAGGAATTGGAAATGAGTTCGATTTCATAA